The Pectinophora gossypiella chromosome 10, ilPecGoss1.1, whole genome shotgun sequence genome contains a region encoding:
- the LOC126370317 gene encoding pupal cuticle protein C1B-like, with the protein MQKFVAFATLLACAAAAPGLLVAHQPVVATVHAAPVVHAAVPVVASKTTVTKSSQVVNHGSPVVHTVHAAPVVHTVHAAPVVHAAPLVVKTAPIVHAAPVVHTVHAAPVVHSVHAAPLLVKTAPAAITHSSSSVVHHAPVVKTVPLLAVHH; encoded by the exons ATGCAGAAATTC GTTGCCTTTGCCACCCTCCTGGCTTGCGCCGCGGCCGCCCCCGGCCTCCTAGTCGCTCACCAGCCCGTGGTTGCTACCGTTCACGCCGCCCCTGTGGTTCACGCTGCCGTTCCCGTTGTCGCATCCAAGACTACAGTAACCAAGTCCAGCCAGGTGGTTAACCACGGCTCTCCTGTAGTTCACACTGTTCACGCCGCTCCCGTCGTTCACACCGTTCACGCCGCTCCCGTGGTTCACGCTGCTCCCCTCGTGGTGAAGACCGCTCCCATTGTTCACGCTGCGCCCGTTGTGCACACCGTTCACGCCGCTCCCGTGGTGCATTCCGTCCACGCCGCCCCCCTTCTGGTCAAGACCGCCCCCGCTGCCATCACCCACAGCAGCTCCTCGGTTGTCCATCACGCCCCCGTCGTCAAGACCGTCCCCCTGCTCGCAGTTCACCACTAA